In the genome of Populus trichocarpa isolate Nisqually-1 chromosome 10, P.trichocarpa_v4.1, whole genome shotgun sequence, the window caaggaaaaaaaataactaaagacCAATAACATAttcatttcatcaaaatatCAAAGCTATGCATGGTAGATAGTGACAGCATTGTCCTCTGCTATgagaattcaaattaaaaaaaaaaaaaacacactaaaatGGATTAGGGTTTCATTGTATTTTCGCCTTGGATTGTAAagatataattatcaatttatcatttttaaaaaaatcaatagtaatatgatttttttgcaaGGTTTATTGGTTAGGACaacttggtatttttatatttctaatgcAAAGTTAAATGactacaataattttaaaagcaaaagttATTTTACCATGgtctaatggtttttttattttaattttcatcctcgttttttagttataatcaagttaattgatgtcaatttaatattttaatagatataaaatataatttagaaacCAGAGATGGTTAACACATGCAACATATGCGCCCGTGGATGGGAGGCGCCACGGTCTTCCAGCGACATGTGTGGTGTTTTCCGGCATTTAAACGATAGCTTTCGCAATGGCCTAGGAAAGGCCAAGGTGTCTTCTTTAGTGTGGAGAGACGTGTGGCGTCGTTTATCGATAGTGTGTCACTGACAAACtcttatctcttctttttttcttttctctcccaTCCTCTCGAAATTTGTGTTAGTCATTCAAAATTTCAGAGTTGTCCTCTTATTTATTGATGTTTcaactttaattcttttttttcttgtcttttttgtcaaatttcaatttgcttttaattttatcatttgatccATAATTGTAATTTGttatacttttcaaatttaattcttcttttgattttaatcttttttggaTCTCTATGTGAAttcgatttttctttttaattcctccattaatttaaaattctaagttgtcctcttgtttatttttattttaaatttggttctcattctctcaattgttatttctttttgaatccttttatataattgattttgttgcaatttcatcattcaacatttgatttgttgagaattgaattttatgattttttttagaaatgacgTTTTCTATTTAATGATTATTGTGAAaagttgacattatttttttttttatttcatcatttgatattattttttcttgaagaatggacttcatgatttttttttgttttctttcaatcaaGTTATACCAATTTCATGATCTGAGTAATATATTTGATCGGTTAACCCGAGTATTTTTTTGAGttgctttatttatatatatatatatatatatatagtttggtCCATcaatcttattttaaattaagcttcactattttttctgttttgtcttttattaaattaacctgTTTACATGATTTTGACTCAGGAGGTTCGGTGGAAATTCGAATTTGAATCGACCATTAAAGTTCCGtgatctctgtttttttttttttaaaaaaaaagggaattagGTGATCTCTTTTTCGGTCAGTTTTTCTGGAAATAATTACGTGTTGACAAAATAAACAAGACTCGTGAATTCAGAATACTAATAAGTAGGTGTTGCTAGTTGGGTTGGGGTAGGCTGAGGCTGCACCGCCACAAACCGACCACCCCCATTTCATCATACTTTCCAGATTTTCATAATTATCATGCCTAAGCTCTAAATTATGCCCTTGTCAGGACAACACCACACGTGCCAATTGCCATGCAGCACTTACCAAACAaatctccatctctctctctctcatgtttaaatttatcaaattcaaattaaataaatgattagATCTCGATCCagtaaaaatcataaaaatttaaatacttattttacttatttttctttttatctcgtGAAATCCAAATCATGTAAATTgatacaaaaacagaaaaggaaaatgctagctggaattgttttaacataaaatttgaaacgTTTCGATGTTATCATTGAGTTTTTCCCCAAAATAAGAtacttttaaaactttattaccAAAATGAggtacttttaattttatttatgaaatcatGGTATTTTTTCTGTCATCTAATATCTCATTTGTCCAtgtcattttcttatttgatatttttaaaagtaaacaatcattttccatgtcattttaatagaaagcatttaaaaaattatttgattgaattaaaaagaaaaacaaacaacaaagatTGAGATTGGAAGCTTAAATCGACAGAgaaactatataaaatataaaccatctttaaaaaaaaaactcccgttttgattttaaattaaggaatccaattctgttttttttgttttgttttgtttttttttgcgttACCCATCCAAATCGCTTTTGCTTTAGTCATGTTTACACCAATAATACTCCGTGCTTCGATTTTGCTATACTGATCACATAAgcatactaaaataattttaaaatataaaaagataattagtttaaaatttaatttttcacttagaattagtttttgtatatctttaaattattttaatatattaatgtcaaaaataattttttttaaataaaataaaaaatactattttaataaatttctaaataaaaattattttaaaaaacatttcaaacatTTTCAACTCTCTGCTTTTGTTCAAACATATAGATTTCTGGTTGCCAGCTCAGAACTATATGATAGGAGTTCGAGTATGAAAGGTGTCCACTGTCCACACCccttttttgcaattttttaacCAGCTAACTTACGCAACtttgaaatattatatatgtgcgggggaaaaaaaaaaaaaaaaccttggagAGCTTTTTTGCTGGATTCATCCCTCTCTGTCTTTCccttttaactttaaaattttgacCAAAAAGACAATATTCTAATCGCCATGAGAGTcacattataattttcaaaagagGAGCTAAAAATTTCTTCTTTCCATACCGTTTTGCAATTTAAAAAGGCTCCCTTCAATATCCAAATCATCATCCCCACCCccaatattttgtttgaatttatttttctagaaaaggGTCCGTGCTGGTTCAAAAAATTGCTCACATATTTTGAAATTGGCATAGCATTGGCCCACATTATTCTCCATGGTCCAAGATTACGTGCCTAATTCTGTAAAAACTTCAAATCTGATGTCTAGAGTATAGGTACGAACACAAGATTGATCAAATCAAAAGGAGAAATGTTGCTGGTGCCGACCAATGCCGTGGTCTCAATTAAATGGAGGGGCCATAATCCTCATGGCCTCGCGTGGCTGTAAAGATATCACCTAGCAAAtaacaaagtattaatttagcttaatcttttataataattatacaccctgttctcatttccaatcATGACCCTTTAACCTTAATTTTAAGCATTCAATTTAGCTGGTCAAGAACAAGGGCCATTGCTATTTAGGTCACGGTcacaaattttgttttctatgtctttttttattgtatagtgTACAAGAGCCTTTAAAGTGCTTATATTGTAATTAGtagaattttattaatcaacatGTCACGTCATCGATCTTCTAGTTTTAATGTGGATACTCATGAAAGGAAGGCTTGATATCGGTAATCAAACCTTAGTCTAGAAAGAGGATCCGAATaattaaaggagaaaaaaaagttaagaaaattatggaatataaatttatgatgtttttcaaaaaaatgtaattatgactaataaaatattaagattaccCGTGTAAAAGAAATCTcagtttccaaaaaaaaaattactgaaaatagaaacataattttaaaagtaatatgaattatattaattattaaacctCCATCTAGGTTTACAACTTTTTTTGATGAGATTATAGAGTATGGTTATCGACGAAGAATGAAAGGTTTGTAAGCAAGGGCGAAAACAGGAGGGCTGGCAGGGTTCTgccctgtaattttttttttccagccccTCTCttagtaatatttatattttaatctaaataataaaataactaatattttgaccctttttaattttattttttcgctATCCATATTAAGCTTTCTTTTATAATCATCTAGATCAAAGCTAGAATAAGATTTGCCTCTAcatatcaagtttttattttgtaattattcacatcaaaactacaaaattatgCTGCATATTAGTTAATAAAACTAAGCTATACTTTATAAAATACCATAGTTACAAGTACATGAAATTCTCAAGATATGTAGTAATATGGCTGTGCAAAGTATGCACGTGTATTTATTTAAGGTGGATTAAGGTTTGAAAGGGCTGTGTAAGAGATGGATGACCGCAAGATAGACATCATATTTTTTGTCAAAGCTTCAAAGAAATCTATTTCAGTTGAGATAAGCACTGATGATAGTTGAACTGTCAAATCTACATGGCCCGGTCCCCGGTTCTTCCTCCAGGGCACTGTTTTAATCTGCAAGGTTTTAGGATggctaattttggtttttagcaTATCTTTTCAGAGATATCcgtgaaataatataattgactaaaaatagttaaataaaataattcacacttattgctattttaaaaaataatttttatagcttattgctatttaaaataataatatataggcAGGTAAGAggagagatgagagaaaaaaaaaaactctagagatatgttaaaatttcaattataacattaccagtattttttttaaaataaaataaaataaaataaataatattaagaaaaatcatcaatcgTAGACTAAACTTACGactaaaaataaaggataagCCACTAGTCtttgacccaaaaaaaaaaagggtgctCTCGGGTCACTGTTAGTGACCTCATCTTATGTAGCGGTCAATTTGGTCCCTTATTTTAGTCCAAGCAAGCAGAGGTGTGATTCGGTGATGGTGTGGAGCGCCTGTAGAATTCAAGGTCATGAGGTCATCTCGTTTCCCTGCATAGCTACTCCCCCAGCCTTTAGGTGGTACCGGACCTATGGTTAGACAGTTAGTGCCGTTTGGTAAAGGATTTGCATAATCTGCGTTTCCAaacatattattgtttgtttttgtattttaaaaatattttaaaaaaaatttactttttttttttatttttttactttaaattaatatattttttaatatttttagattattttgatgcgctaatatcaaaaataattttaaaaaaataaaaaaaataatattttcatacatttatgaatgaaaaacacattaaaaaacaactataatcaTATTCCCAAACACACTGGCCGTTTAGAATTACAGtaacgatttaaaaaaaatatatatattaaaaaaattatatttaacttttttttaatatcaacatatcaaaatcattaaaatacataaaaaaattacattacttcattttttttcaaactaaaacacttttaaaaaatatatacaatcataagaaaccaaaaaaaaaaaaaaaacactgtatcAAACACCTCCTAGGCTCCTAGTCTCCATTTAGTTCAAGGTGCTTGTCGACATTTAAAACGCTATCTCATAGTGTTCGGTAAGCTTTATTTATGTCGGTAAACTAAAATTTCTTTGTGGAGCATGCCCGAGCGCTCCATCAATCGGCAAAAGCGAAAGAACTCCATTTTCCGAGTCTTCATGCTTCTATATGCAATATCTTCATCATATATGCTAAagtgattttttcaattatatcaaataCATGTACAATATCTAATATAtgcattttaaattgttttcaatgcaaatttattttaaaaataataaattcgaATGATATATCCCTCCTAAACTCTTTGTTGTGATGATGCAGTAGCTCTTTTTGCAAAGAAACTAAGCAAACATAGAATTTTGCAAGATTCGGAAACTCTTACCATCCTTTAGACATCAAAAAGGTAGGTAgcataagaatattaattagtaCAATACATAGAAGCAAGAACCGAAGAATAAATTACTAGTTTTGTcggtcctttttttattttctaaaattaattaagtgtcCTAATCTGTGATCTTCTTTCCCACGGAAAAGGATCGAATGATTAACAACATAGGAAAGCAAATAATGACATGAAAAACAGCTGTGGATTTGTGATAAATAACAGGATACCACTaaccaagaaaagaaatgagaaaagaggaagagaaggtACAAGAGGAGCGAGAAATGAACAAAGGcaaattctacaatatttatatcaatGGGGGCTGGTATGCCGCGGTAATGATGGTGATTTGAGAGTGTTTGAAGAGGTGGGACATgggttccttctcttttcctatGCTTTATTATTGCCCCATGCATGTTTCTGCTTACCTTACTCTCCTTTTGCTTTGTTGCTCTCCCCTTCTTTTGGCTTTGAAGAAAACCTGCACTTCACATGCATGCTTGCCTCTGATTATGAAAAGTAATGCCTCTTGGCTTCAGATTTTTCTAGTTCCATATAAAGCTGAAAGACAAATGTTTGCGAGATGAAACATTGTCTGTCCTGATTAAACATGCATTGCATTAGATCATTGGCCGACTCTTATGTTCTAATTCTTCTGTACAGGGAAAAACAGCAAATGGAAATTAAGCAAAGTGGTATCTTAGTATAAAGATCTTCAAGACCATGTATAGATCTTTAGTCGCTAATAATGACCTAATCCTTGTTTATTTACTTAAGGCTAAAACGAGAGGATGGGGGATATAATTGTGACTTAGATGCACGTGCCAGGATATCATCATATGAGCAGGGCCCCTGTCCACATAGATTCGAAATACGCATTGCACATTGCATGCTGCTTACTAAATATTAAAGGACGGGGATGATCAACTGCCGGCTCCAAAAGATGACGGTGAGTAGGCACCGTGCTGTAAACTTAAAGGTAAACAATCTCACTTCTTATATCATGTCCGGCAGGCTAATAATTTGAAGTTCCGAGCTGCTACTGTTTCATAACACAACTTTCTCAGAGAAGTCATCTTGGGTAACACTCTCTCTTGCCGGCAGCCTTTTCATGGCAATAAgcaaattgaaacttttcactTCCTCTCAATTGCCCGCGTGCTAAATCACAAGCTATCAACTAGCACGGCTTTAGGAACTGAGAATTTCCAAAGATGTACATTTTCATTATCCAATAAACTCTCTCATGAAAGAAGGAAACCTTAACTTGGTAACCTGATGGTATAATCAATGAAATTACCATCTACTTCGGAGTTGACTTTAGGAACTTGCTAGATGGGGCAGGCGACAGATTTAACgtaaatcaatatatattttggtgAATGCCCTATTTTGTGCTTTGGACATCtatcccattaaaaaaaacaaggaatttGTGATTGCAAAACAGGAATGCAAAATAATATTAGGTATCCCACAAAAcctaaagaaaaagagagaaggctATCTGACCACCTTTGTTATATATCTAGCTCAAAAAGAACATTGTATACCTCATCAGATGCTCTGCGAGACATAAGAAGCTCCATCCTGGCATGTGGATTCGTTTCTTAATCCTTGCTTTCACAAATCCCAAATTCCTTTTCCCCTTCGGCCGATGGTTTCACAGAAGCTGCTGGAGCCCAGTGCGTCCTAGCATTCTTATCATCTCCTTTGCATCTCTAAGAGCTGAAGCCTTCAACTGACTACAACGGAACAACTTTCCTAGAACTCCATATGATTCCTAGTGTTGTCGTTATTCAGTGGTCTGTATAACAACTTTTGTACCCGAGGTATCATTCaacataacaaacaaacaatcacaCTAGAGATAAAGTATCgggtaaaaaaaaagtcaggtCAAAAGTCTACCGAGAATTCAACACaagtaattattatcaatatatCTACAATCATGCACAAGGGgagaaattacaaaaattaattatgagaaAATTGGGATCCGTATCAACTAGTTGTCAAATAATACACATCCACCACCTAACTTTCACAACCCAAACCAATGTAAGATCCATTCCGCAAACCGTCACGCTTGTGGGTGTCAGTAAAAACCCTATCCCAcacttcttttctcatttcCAGGATGTAAACCGATGCACCATCTATATCACACTCCTCAAATCTCCAAAAACAAATGATTACAAAAGACTTGTGCTTCCAAAGGGATTATTAGTCTCAGGATGGGCAGGAAATGCCCCAAACCCTGTTGTATCACCAAAAGGATTTGCATGGCTCGTCATCACATGTTGCTGCTGTGGCTGTGGGTAGGGAGGTTGATATGGACTGAAAGGATTGTGCGGCTGTTGAGCCATTGCTGCCATTTGGACCGAAGGAGGAGGAGCAATGCTGTTTGACAAAGCAAATGGATCTTGTACCTCAAATGGATTAGGGGCTGGTGCTCCATAAACAGGCTGCTGGGCAGCTCGATATGCTCCTTCATGGTATAAACTGTCCAGAGTGAGCGAGTCCAAGCCACCAGCCTgacattcataaaaaatagaacACGATAGTTGAAGAGAATAACCAGTCAATATGCTTGCTATtcttaaaacaatttcaatcataTGCACAGATATTGTCAATAACTGAAACAAAAATACCAAGCAAAGTTCCGAAAGTGTCAAGGCTCAGAGCTTCAGTTCCTCGAGACTTAAGATCATTTTATACACAAGGCAGACTTGAAACAATCTGTCTGAAACACATTACATTATGCAAAACAACCCCAGCAAATACAAAAAAGCCTATTTGTCTGCACAAACATTTACACTCAAACAACATGGGAACGCATGCAGCATGTCTAAGTAGCTCCTTAAGCATGGAAAATAAAGCCTTCAAACTCCTTGGCTCCTCAATTACTAACTGATGAAAACTTAATAGAAACTGAAAGAAAAGGGTATGCAGAGAAGCAATCATTTTCTACCTATCTGgtctaaaatatttttcctcGTCAATGCTGAATTATAATGGTTTTTTGCAACATTAACATTGTCGACATGCCTACCAGAACATCAACAGAAATAATTATATCACCATGCATTCTCATGATGGCTAACCAACAAAGAGAAAAGACCATGGACAatacatgtatgtatgtatggaaacgaaaaagaaagaaagaaagaaaagaaggccTACCAATTGCCTCTCATTAGTGGCAGAAATATTGCTGCTTGGAGTGGTGACCAGGGCAAGTTCCCATCCAGTAGGATCAAAATCTTTTGCTTGACCAGCAGCAGAATTGAATGTGGGTGCAGCATCTGTTAGATTAGGAGTTGCATATCCCAGGTTAACATATGCAAGCAAGCAAGCCACCAGGAATCATAGAAGTTGCTCAAATGAAAGagatcagaagaaaaaaaagggaacaagTTTGGTTACTTGATTCAGATGGAATTATAGCCAGAGCCAAAGCATTGCTTTCCTCAATGGAAGATGCATCGGGAGCTGCATAATTCAATCcctaaaaaacaccaaaaaggGAGAAAggtggtgttaaaaaaaatggaagaaatagGGTTAGTTCTCAGAAATTATCAATCAACATAAAGTTGACTGACAACTAAGAGATTACCAGCAAATCTCCAGTGTCTACGCTGTTCTGAGGAGGGGCTGTAGAAGCAGGAGGAGCAATCTCAACATTGGAGACAGCAACATCATCTGAAGGGGGTGGCTCAGGTTCATCACCGGATGATTTGGCATCTTCTGAAGGACCTTCTTCTGGTCTGTAGGTCAATTGAAGCTGTTTGAAATGACCGCATATTAGTCCTATAACATTTAACCTCTAACAATGATATCCCTTATCAAGGAAGAATGAGCTCACATGCACACATCGCACGAGAAAGAGACCAGATAGCATAACTGAATATGCAGCACTGTACATCCTTTTCTTCTACTTAGCCAAGTTGAGAGCTATTTTCTTAATTAGCCAAGCAAGAACCATAATTCCATTTTGCAGCAACATCCTTGCTATGGCCACATGACTCATTCATTTCCTCCCTATTTTGGCTCTTATAAAACCTCCAAAGAGATTTGAATCATGTATAGTGGGTGATGTAATCGGGCTTCCATTTCAAACAACCAAATCAATTACAGTGTGTTTCTCTCATCTTACCTCCACTGACATTCATTCCAggaattcacattttttttcaataaaatcttttttttttctatcatggCAGGTGCAGCTCATCCAATCATGACATTTTATCTTCAGCCGTGCTTTCTTTATGAAATGTTCTTTAAGCCCAGCATTCAAATCCCATACTGAATAACAGGGCCTAGTATGACAGCTATTCCAACAAAATTCCATTTCACCATAATTGGCATGGACTGATCCATTGCAATCTAGAGGCACTCGTCCAACTGattatcaaattataattcCGGCTACAACATAGTATTAAATATCTTGCTCTTTGTGGGTAATCAATTCTGTGCACAATAAATGATCAAACCTTAGTATCTCTAAGACCTCTTTTCCAACATCAAATCCTCTCTCTATTTTCATGATTGGCTGAAATCTAGTCCACATACTCATCAAACTTGACCCATTATCCCACCTGACATTCTAACAAAAGAAGAGGCAACGGATTGACAGCCAAAAATCCTGGGCTTCTGAAGgctaatcaaatattaaaccAGTAACAATATAACAAAAAAGACATTTGATATGAGgaacaaatcataaattgaaaatgcattgGACATTCTTGTGTAGTAATGGCACTGACCAATGGCTCGTTTGGAACGGAAACAACTCTCGGTGCCTCTCTTATGTACTCTTCCATGGTTGTAAGAAAGGATTGTGGAGGCTGAAAAAGGTCGGGACAATAAAGTCATAAACTAATGCTATTGGAAGGATGAAATAACTAAACCAGTGAAAACTCTAAACCTGCTTCATAGCATCAAATACCTCTCTCAAAACAGGAAACTGGAAATTCCTAGCAAGTTCCAATCCTTTGCATAGTTCATAGAAATCAGAAAGGTTACCAGCCTGCGggaataaacaattttttttcagcAAAACACCATGTCTAgcaaaaaaactttttagttGTGGAGACTTCAGTCCTAAAATGAATGTTACAACATTAACGAtgtattaatgaaaattttaggagttgataaaatgaaataattgatGGACAACATGACCTGTTGGCCGGCTCGTTTGTAGATATCAAGGGCTGCAATAGCTTCGTGTCTTGGCATCTCAAAAAACtgcaaaaaaatgaaagatttaaTAACAAATGCAGACAAAACCAAATGCTTGCACAGTGATGAAAACTAAGAGCAATAGATTGCCTTATCCACAAGATTGATGATCCCATCATTAACAGAACAGTATATTTTAAAGCTCTCCTTCAATACCTGAAAATTGCATGTAGCAAAAAGGTCAGCAACCACTTCATAATACAAGAAGAGGAGGCATAAATGAAACCTGTATCTTCCGCAATTTAAATCTATCCTTTTGTCACTCAGTTGGCAGGTTAAAGGACATGGCCATATTAAGTGTGAAAACTCATGTAGAATTGCTGCAGTTTAATAGGTGGATGTAAATAGGAGTTTTTAAAGTAGCAATTAAGTAGATAAGGGGAGTAATTGATCTAGTGACTTTTGTGCAGAGGCAAGCCAGAAAAAGAAGAATCGGATAGAACTACACTGAATTTTCCGCAATTCTTTTCTTGCTATACGATACTTTAGAATAACTTGTGAACTTCATAAACCCAAAGCAATTAACGCAGTATAAATACAGAAAAGGCAAAATGGAAAATACAGAAACAAAATTCTTGTGCAAGACAATAATTACAGCAGAGAGAGGCAGGCTTACCAGAGCCAGAGCATACTGTATAATATAATTTCCAACTGCTGCACCTTCTGGCtgtaaaagaaatttatatcaatttttgttCTACTTAACATTGCAGAGTGTTCAAATAACAATTTACCAATGGATAGAAGAAGTTCCATACCCGACAGCCAACAAGACGATACAACAGCTGCTGTAAGGCAGGCAACTGTTCCAACAGTTCTTCACTGTCCAAGTCCCTAGTCCGGCTGTGGCCCTGCTTAAAATAGgcaaaaaccaattaaatgcaACATTACATATCAATGAAAGCCAGTCTCACCCAAATATTTCAGCAAGTCAATAACCAAATCAACAAGATTCCACATCAGCTTTAATAATTTGCTCCTGCTTGCATATTCTTGTGGATAAAATGTGAGTTTAgtgaaagaaattcaaaaaaacaccaaagccaacaaaataaaaggaaaaagaaaaacaagcttCCATTTATGGACTCCCTAGCTGTTAATCAATcacaatcaattttaaaaatataaagccaTCCAATCAGAAACCAAGCCACGATAGGGCAAGTTCAAAAGACCCTTTGTGAAGGCCTGCTGATCTTGATCATAATGCAATGCCACTTTTTGACTAAATCACATCCTCAAGTCTCATCAAATGATTCCTAAGCAAATAATGTGCAGGAGTTATTTTGCAACCAAAGGAACCACAAATCTGGTGTTTCCaagattacaaaatacaaaagatCCGACTGGTCGGGACAACCATGTCCTAAACCTTCACTGGCTTCTTCTGTTCAGGTCTTCTAAGCTTGGTCTTTCTAGAACCTTGTACTCTGAAATTTCAGGCAGAATgcatccttttattttctcataattATGAGTTTGTTAAGACCTTTTGATTAGGAGCATTAGGGCTTCTTCGGTATTGTTGTACCGAACTGTCTTGTGCTATGTCGTGCTGCATTGTCTCTAGACTGGACATGGTCCAAATTTCAATGAAAATCACCACATGTTATATCACAATAAAAGCCAAAATTGTGGAAGGTTCAAGGCAAAAGAAAACGCTTGCACCCTCCATGAAAAAAAGCTGTGCGGGCATTTAACCATTTGATCAGTCCATGTAGTAGTGATTGACATTTCATAAGGAGTCTCCTATTACTGTAGTGCTTTGAGGGCTTTAGACATGGTAATTCTTTCGAGGATCttgaaagatattattatttttcatcaaaataaccaaaaagaGTATTTTAAGAAAGGTAAGACTAAAAGATCATGGAGGAATCAACAAATACCGAGGGAA includes:
- the LOC7459770 gene encoding putative clathrin assembly protein At2g01600; the encoded protein is MGTLQTWRKAYGALKDSTKVGLAHVNSDYADLDVAVVKATNHVECPPKERHLRKILVATSTIRPRADVAYCIHALSRRLAKTHSWTVALKILIVIHRLLREGDPTFREELLNFSQRGHILQLSNFKDDSSPIAWDCSAWVRTYALFLEERLECFKILKYDIEAERLPRPGQGQDKGHSRTRDLDSEELLEQLPALQQLLYRLVGCRPEGAAVGNYIIQYALALVLKESFKIYCSVNDGIINLVDKFFEMPRHEAIAALDIYKRAGQQAGNLSDFYELCKGLELARNFQFPVLREPPQSFLTTMEEYIREAPRVVSVPNEPLLQLTYRPEEGPSEDAKSSGDEPEPPPSDDVAVSNVEIAPPASTAPPQNSVDTGDLLGLNYAAPDASSIEESNALALAIIPSESNAAPTFNSAAGQAKDFDPTGWELALVTTPSSNISATNERQLAGGLDSLTLDSLYHEGAYRAAQQPVYGAPAPNPFEVQDPFALSNSIAPPPSVQMAAMAQQPHNPFSPYQPPYPQPQQQHVMTSHANPFGDTTGFGAFPAHPETNNPFGSTSLL